One Melanotaenia boesemani isolate fMelBoe1 chromosome 8, fMelBoe1.pri, whole genome shotgun sequence DNA segment encodes these proteins:
- the LOC121644107 gene encoding peptidyl-prolyl cis-trans isomerase FKBP1A-like, with amino-acid sequence MGVDVETIKPGDGKTFPKRGNTVTVHYVGTLTNGKKFDSSRDRGEPFQFKLGAGEVIRGWDEGVAQMSVGQLAKLTCSPDYAYGSRGYPPIIPANSTLIFEVELLKC; translated from the exons ATGGGAGTTGACGTGGAAACCATTAAACCCGGAGACG GAAAGACTTTTCCGAAGAGAGGAAATACGGTTACTGTACACTATGTTG GAACGCTGACAAATGGAAAGAAGTTTGACTCTTCCAGGGACCGAGGAGAGCCCTTCCAGTTCAAACTGGGAGCCGGTGAAGTCATTCGTGGTTGGGATGAAGGTGTAGCTCAG ATGAGCGTCGGCCAATTGGCCAAGTTGACCTGCTCTCCAGACTACGCATATGGCAGCAGAGGATACCCACCCATCATCCCTGCAAACTCCACCCTCATCTTTGAGGTGGAGCTCCTGAAATGCTGA
- the LOC121644106 gene encoding plexin domain-containing protein 2-like isoform X1, protein MATIKEVHIITGLVFALQFHTSFMELRSADGRSHVGAEHNKTREQRWAPGSGTGVPDWAAHKRSHYRDQHQVEESDLLMEERHDNSTQIVDIDHVYYTSKIHGPGVAAGKELWVDIDEMEGEQWRVLGFLSSTHRQAERVNLSFSFPFYGHPLKEITVATGGFIYTGDIIHRMLTATQYIAPLMANFDPSLSKNSTVLYFDNGTAVVVQWNHIHLQDNISLGTFTFQAVLHRDGRIIFAYKEIPVDISDISSENHPVKVGLADAFVVLHKIEQIPNVRRRTIYEYHKVDILKSKISSSTVIEILPLPTCLQFSSCGPCVASQIGFNCSWCSRLQRCSSGFDRNRQDWVDLGCPEERRDPQCHQMADVSNSTSFHSTHTTPPVTATSKPQRTLDVTPSPSSKTSSVIDLSFDSSISWKNKSSVQQPTSQSADAGTGENGGESDVGLQIGFLAGIVMVMVVMAAAILTSIYMYNHPTSSVSLFFMERRPTHWPILKFRRGSGRPSYAEVEAPGQDRDGTVVIDLKQSFVMSDRRESEQKEGFIVPDQRECFLGSESS, encoded by the exons ATGGCGACGATTAAAGAGGTACATATCATTACGGGTCTGGTCTTTGCCCTTCAGTTTCACACAAGTTTCATGGAGCTACGATCTGCTG ACGGAAGGTCTCATGTAGGTGCAGAGCATAACAAGACCAGAGAGCAGAGGTGGGCACCTGGTTCTGGGACTGGGGTCCCTGACTGGGCTGCACATAAAAGGAGCCACTACAGAGACCAGCACCAAGTAGAGGAGTCAGATCTGCTGATGGAGGAGAGACATGATAACTCCACACAGATTGTT GACATTGATCATGTCTATTATACATCTAAAATCCACGGTCCGGGAGTTGCAGCAGGTAAAGAGCTGTGGGTTGACATCGATGAGATGGAGGGGGAACAGTGGAGGGTCCTCGGCTTCTTGTccagcacacacagacaagcagag aGAGTGAATTTGTCCTTCAGCTTTCCTTTCTATGGCCATCCACTGAAAGAAATTACAGTTGCCACTGGAG GTTTCATTTACACTGGAGATATAATCCACAGGATGCTTACGGCCACTCAGTATATTGCTCCTCTGATGGCTAATTTTGACCCAAGCCTGTCCAAAAATTCCACTGTGTTATACTTTGATAATG GAACTGCAGTGGTGGTTCAGTGGAACCACATCCACCTCCAGGACAACATCAGTCTGGGAACTTTCACCTTCCAGGCTGTTTTGCACAGGGATGGGCGGATCATCTTTGCTTACAAAGAG atTCCTGTTGACATCAGCGACATCAGCTCTGAAAACCATCCTGTCAAAGTGGGCCTGGCTGATGCTTTTGTGGTGCTTCATAAGATAGAACAAATTCCCA ATGTTCGTCGAAGAACCATCTATGAGTATCATAAAGTGGACATCCTCAAGTCAAAAATCTCAAGTTCTACAGTGATTGAAATTCTTCCTCTGCCCA CATGTCTGCAGTTCTCCAGCTGTGGCCCATGTGTCGCTTCTCAGATTGGCTTTAACTGCAGTTGGTGCAGTCGGCTACAAAG ATGCTCCAGTGGCTTTGATCGTAACCGACAGGACTGGGTTGATCTCGGCTGCCCAGAGGAG AGACGGGATCCGCAATGTCACCAGATGGCAGACGTCTCAAACAGCACATCATTCCACTCGACTCACACAACCCCTCCTGTTACAGCCACCTCAAAGCCACAGAGGACCTTAGATGTGACCCCATCACCTAGCAGCAAGACTTCCTCTGTCATCGATCTCTCATTTGACAGCAGCATTAgttggaaaaacaaatcaagTGTGCAGCAACCAACCAGCCAATCTGCAGATG CAGGAACTGGTGAAAACGGAGGTGAGAGTGATGTGGGCTTGCAGATTGGTTTCCTGGCAGGCATCGTTATGGTGATGGTAGTCATGGCAGCTGCCATTCTTACATCCATCTATATGTACAATCACCCCACCTCAAGTGTCAGTCTCTTTTTTATGGAG CGACGCCCCACCCACTGGCCAATCCTGAAGTTCAGACGGGGCTCTGGTCGACCTTCGTACGCTGAGGTGGAGGCTCCCGGTCAGGACAGAGATGGCACAGTTGTCATTGACCTTAAACAGTCCTTTGTCATGTCAGACAGAAGGGAGAGTGAACAGAAGGAGGGCTTCATAGTTCCTGACCAAAGGGAGTGCTTCCTTGGCTCTGAGAGCTCCTGA
- the LOC121644106 gene encoding plexin domain-containing protein 2-like isoform X2, translating to MATIKEVHIITGLVFALQFHTSFMELRSADGRSHVGAEHNKTREQRWAPGSGTGVPDWAAHKRSHYRDQHQVEESDLLMEERHDNSTQIVDIDHVYYTSKIHGPGVAAGKELWVDIDEMEGEQWRVLGFLSSTHRQAERVNLSFSFPFYGHPLKEITVATGGFIYTGDIIHRMLTATQYIAPLMANFDPSLSKNSTVLYFDNGTAVVVQWNHIHLQDNISLGTFTFQAVLHRDGRIIFAYKEIPVDISDISSENHPVKVGLADAFVVLHKIEQIPNVRRRTIYEYHKVDILKSKISSSTVIEILPLPTCLQFSSCGPCVASQIGFNCSWCSRLQRCSSGFDRNRQDWVDLGCPEERRDPQCHQMADVSNSTSFHSTHTTPPVTATSKPQRTLDVTPSPSSKTSSVIDLSFDSSISWKNKSSVQQPTSQSADGTGENGGESDVGLQIGFLAGIVMVMVVMAAAILTSIYMYNHPTSSVSLFFMERRPTHWPILKFRRGSGRPSYAEVEAPGQDRDGTVVIDLKQSFVMSDRRESEQKEGFIVPDQRECFLGSESS from the exons ATGGCGACGATTAAAGAGGTACATATCATTACGGGTCTGGTCTTTGCCCTTCAGTTTCACACAAGTTTCATGGAGCTACGATCTGCTG ACGGAAGGTCTCATGTAGGTGCAGAGCATAACAAGACCAGAGAGCAGAGGTGGGCACCTGGTTCTGGGACTGGGGTCCCTGACTGGGCTGCACATAAAAGGAGCCACTACAGAGACCAGCACCAAGTAGAGGAGTCAGATCTGCTGATGGAGGAGAGACATGATAACTCCACACAGATTGTT GACATTGATCATGTCTATTATACATCTAAAATCCACGGTCCGGGAGTTGCAGCAGGTAAAGAGCTGTGGGTTGACATCGATGAGATGGAGGGGGAACAGTGGAGGGTCCTCGGCTTCTTGTccagcacacacagacaagcagag aGAGTGAATTTGTCCTTCAGCTTTCCTTTCTATGGCCATCCACTGAAAGAAATTACAGTTGCCACTGGAG GTTTCATTTACACTGGAGATATAATCCACAGGATGCTTACGGCCACTCAGTATATTGCTCCTCTGATGGCTAATTTTGACCCAAGCCTGTCCAAAAATTCCACTGTGTTATACTTTGATAATG GAACTGCAGTGGTGGTTCAGTGGAACCACATCCACCTCCAGGACAACATCAGTCTGGGAACTTTCACCTTCCAGGCTGTTTTGCACAGGGATGGGCGGATCATCTTTGCTTACAAAGAG atTCCTGTTGACATCAGCGACATCAGCTCTGAAAACCATCCTGTCAAAGTGGGCCTGGCTGATGCTTTTGTGGTGCTTCATAAGATAGAACAAATTCCCA ATGTTCGTCGAAGAACCATCTATGAGTATCATAAAGTGGACATCCTCAAGTCAAAAATCTCAAGTTCTACAGTGATTGAAATTCTTCCTCTGCCCA CATGTCTGCAGTTCTCCAGCTGTGGCCCATGTGTCGCTTCTCAGATTGGCTTTAACTGCAGTTGGTGCAGTCGGCTACAAAG ATGCTCCAGTGGCTTTGATCGTAACCGACAGGACTGGGTTGATCTCGGCTGCCCAGAGGAG AGACGGGATCCGCAATGTCACCAGATGGCAGACGTCTCAAACAGCACATCATTCCACTCGACTCACACAACCCCTCCTGTTACAGCCACCTCAAAGCCACAGAGGACCTTAGATGTGACCCCATCACCTAGCAGCAAGACTTCCTCTGTCATCGATCTCTCATTTGACAGCAGCATTAgttggaaaaacaaatcaagTGTGCAGCAACCAACCAGCCAATCTGCAGATG GAACTGGTGAAAACGGAGGTGAGAGTGATGTGGGCTTGCAGATTGGTTTCCTGGCAGGCATCGTTATGGTGATGGTAGTCATGGCAGCTGCCATTCTTACATCCATCTATATGTACAATCACCCCACCTCAAGTGTCAGTCTCTTTTTTATGGAG CGACGCCCCACCCACTGGCCAATCCTGAAGTTCAGACGGGGCTCTGGTCGACCTTCGTACGCTGAGGTGGAGGCTCCCGGTCAGGACAGAGATGGCACAGTTGTCATTGACCTTAAACAGTCCTTTGTCATGTCAGACAGAAGGGAGAGTGAACAGAAGGAGGGCTTCATAGTTCCTGACCAAAGGGAGTGCTTCCTTGGCTCTGAGAGCTCCTGA
- the LOC121644106 gene encoding plexin domain-containing protein 2-like isoform X3 has product MATIKEVHIITGLVFALQFHTSFMELRSADGRSHVGAEHNKTREQRWAPGSGTGVPDWAAHKRSHYRDQHQVEESDLLMEERHDNSTQIVDIDHVYYTSKIHGPGVAAGKELWVDIDEMEGEQWRVLGFLSSTHRQAERVNLSFSFPFYGHPLKEITVATGGFIYTGDIIHRMLTATQYIAPLMANFDPSLSKNSTVLYFDNGTAVVVQWNHIHLQDNISLGTFTFQAVLHRDGRIIFAYKEIPVDISDISSENHPVKVGLADAFVVLHKIEQIPNVRRRTIYEYHKVDILKSKISSSTVIEILPLPTCLQFSSCGPCVASQIGFNCSWCSRLQRCSSGFDRNRQDWVDLGCPEERRDPQCHQMADVSNSTSFHSTHTTPPVTATSKPQRTLDVTPSPSSKTSSVIDLSFDSSISWKNKSSVQQPTSQSADATPHPLANPEVQTGLWSTFVR; this is encoded by the exons ATGGCGACGATTAAAGAGGTACATATCATTACGGGTCTGGTCTTTGCCCTTCAGTTTCACACAAGTTTCATGGAGCTACGATCTGCTG ACGGAAGGTCTCATGTAGGTGCAGAGCATAACAAGACCAGAGAGCAGAGGTGGGCACCTGGTTCTGGGACTGGGGTCCCTGACTGGGCTGCACATAAAAGGAGCCACTACAGAGACCAGCACCAAGTAGAGGAGTCAGATCTGCTGATGGAGGAGAGACATGATAACTCCACACAGATTGTT GACATTGATCATGTCTATTATACATCTAAAATCCACGGTCCGGGAGTTGCAGCAGGTAAAGAGCTGTGGGTTGACATCGATGAGATGGAGGGGGAACAGTGGAGGGTCCTCGGCTTCTTGTccagcacacacagacaagcagag aGAGTGAATTTGTCCTTCAGCTTTCCTTTCTATGGCCATCCACTGAAAGAAATTACAGTTGCCACTGGAG GTTTCATTTACACTGGAGATATAATCCACAGGATGCTTACGGCCACTCAGTATATTGCTCCTCTGATGGCTAATTTTGACCCAAGCCTGTCCAAAAATTCCACTGTGTTATACTTTGATAATG GAACTGCAGTGGTGGTTCAGTGGAACCACATCCACCTCCAGGACAACATCAGTCTGGGAACTTTCACCTTCCAGGCTGTTTTGCACAGGGATGGGCGGATCATCTTTGCTTACAAAGAG atTCCTGTTGACATCAGCGACATCAGCTCTGAAAACCATCCTGTCAAAGTGGGCCTGGCTGATGCTTTTGTGGTGCTTCATAAGATAGAACAAATTCCCA ATGTTCGTCGAAGAACCATCTATGAGTATCATAAAGTGGACATCCTCAAGTCAAAAATCTCAAGTTCTACAGTGATTGAAATTCTTCCTCTGCCCA CATGTCTGCAGTTCTCCAGCTGTGGCCCATGTGTCGCTTCTCAGATTGGCTTTAACTGCAGTTGGTGCAGTCGGCTACAAAG ATGCTCCAGTGGCTTTGATCGTAACCGACAGGACTGGGTTGATCTCGGCTGCCCAGAGGAG AGACGGGATCCGCAATGTCACCAGATGGCAGACGTCTCAAACAGCACATCATTCCACTCGACTCACACAACCCCTCCTGTTACAGCCACCTCAAAGCCACAGAGGACCTTAGATGTGACCCCATCACCTAGCAGCAAGACTTCCTCTGTCATCGATCTCTCATTTGACAGCAGCATTAgttggaaaaacaaatcaagTGTGCAGCAACCAACCAGCCAATCTGCAGATG CGACGCCCCACCCACTGGCCAATCCTGAAGTTCAGACGGGGCTCTGGTCGACCTTCGTACGCTGA